In Pyrus communis chromosome 1, drPyrComm1.1, whole genome shotgun sequence, the following are encoded in one genomic region:
- the LOC137712504 gene encoding cyclin-D4-1-like isoform X1: MADSFDSATSNLLCAENSNTCFDDLDSNATDDLGHSPSISHKNNQDPNFDHNRRSKSTIDFPSQSEEGVTEMVKRESEHLPTHDYLRRLRSGELDLSTRREALDWIWKAHSHYSFGPLCVWLSMNYWDRFLSLYELPRGKTWAVQLLAVACLSIAAKVEETNVPQSVDLQVGDPKFVFEAKTILRMELLVMSTLKWRMQACTPYSFIDYFLGKISDDQHPLTPSIGRSVQLVLSTIGGIDFLEFRPSEIAAAVAICISGEIQAQSVDVDKAISCFVHVDKERVLKCIELMKNLSLISGSANRGSTSGPSVPPSPNGVLDAACLSCKSDEFIVGSCANSSHSSPDIKRRKPDNQS, encoded by the exons ATGGCAGACAGCTTTGACTCTGCCACCTCAAACCTTCTATGTGCAGAAAACTCGAATACCTGCTTTGATGATCTTGATTCTAATGCCACAGATGACTTGGGGCACTCCCCATCAATTTCCCACAAAAACAATCAAGACCCCAATTTTGATCACAACCGTAGATCTAAGTCCACGATAGATTTTCCATCACAGAGTGAAGAGGGTGTGACTGAAATGGTTAAGAGGGAGAGTGAGCATTTGCCCACACACGATTATCTGAGGAGACTGCGTTCTGGGGAATTAGACTTAAGCACTAGAAGGGAGGCCCTTGATTGGATTTGGAAG GCTCATTCCCATTACAGTTTTGGGCCATTGTGTGTTTGGCTGTCTATGAACTACTGGGATCGCTTCCTTTCGCTTTATGAATTGCCT AGAGGTAAAACTTGGGCGGTGCAATTGCTAGCCGTGGCTTGTTTATCAATAGCAGCCAAAGTAGAAGAGACTAATGTACCTCAGTCTGTGGACTTACAG GTTGGAGATCCGAAGTTTGTGTTTGAAGCAAAAACTATACTAAGAATGGAACTACTTGTGATGAGCACCCTAAAATGGAGAATGCAAGCTTGTACTCCTTACTCTTTCATTGACTACTTCCTCGGCAAGATAAGTGATGATCAACATCCGTTGACACCGTCCATCGGTAGATCAGTACAACTCGTTTTGAGCACAATCGGAG GTATTGACTTTTTGGAATTCAGGCCTTCGGAAATCGCTGCAGCAGTCGCAATTTGTATTTCAGGAGAAATACAAGCACAATCAGTAGACGTCGATAAGGCCATTTCTTGTTTCGTACATGTAGACAAG GAAAGAGTGTTGAAGTGTATTGAACTGATGAAAAATTTGTCATTGATCAGCGGTTCCGCCAATCGGGGAAGCACCTCAGGTCCATCGGTGCCCCCAAGTCCGAATGGGGTGTTGGATGCTGCATGCTTGAGCTGTAAAAGTGATGAATTTATAGTTGGATCATGTGCAAATTCTTCACATAGTAGTCCAGACATTAAGAGGAGGAAACCAGACAACCAGTCATGA
- the LOC137712504 gene encoding cyclin-D4-2-like isoform X2, whose amino-acid sequence MADSFDSATSNLLCAENSNTCFDDLDSNATDDLGHSPSISHKNNQDPNFDHNRRSKSTIDFPSQSEEGVTEMVKRESEHLPTHDYLRRLRSGELDLSTRREALDWIWKAHSHYSFGPLCVWLSMNYWDRFLSLYELPRGKTWAVQLLAVACLSIAAKVEETNVPQSVDLQVGDPKFVFEAKTILRMELLVMSTLKWRMQACTPYSFIDYFLGKISDDQHPLTPSIGRSVQLVLSTIGGIDFLEFRPSEIAAAVAICISGEIQAQSVDVDKAISCFVHVDKRFRQSGKHLRSIGAPKSEWGVGCCMLEL is encoded by the exons ATGGCAGACAGCTTTGACTCTGCCACCTCAAACCTTCTATGTGCAGAAAACTCGAATACCTGCTTTGATGATCTTGATTCTAATGCCACAGATGACTTGGGGCACTCCCCATCAATTTCCCACAAAAACAATCAAGACCCCAATTTTGATCACAACCGTAGATCTAAGTCCACGATAGATTTTCCATCACAGAGTGAAGAGGGTGTGACTGAAATGGTTAAGAGGGAGAGTGAGCATTTGCCCACACACGATTATCTGAGGAGACTGCGTTCTGGGGAATTAGACTTAAGCACTAGAAGGGAGGCCCTTGATTGGATTTGGAAG GCTCATTCCCATTACAGTTTTGGGCCATTGTGTGTTTGGCTGTCTATGAACTACTGGGATCGCTTCCTTTCGCTTTATGAATTGCCT AGAGGTAAAACTTGGGCGGTGCAATTGCTAGCCGTGGCTTGTTTATCAATAGCAGCCAAAGTAGAAGAGACTAATGTACCTCAGTCTGTGGACTTACAG GTTGGAGATCCGAAGTTTGTGTTTGAAGCAAAAACTATACTAAGAATGGAACTACTTGTGATGAGCACCCTAAAATGGAGAATGCAAGCTTGTACTCCTTACTCTTTCATTGACTACTTCCTCGGCAAGATAAGTGATGATCAACATCCGTTGACACCGTCCATCGGTAGATCAGTACAACTCGTTTTGAGCACAATCGGAG GTATTGACTTTTTGGAATTCAGGCCTTCGGAAATCGCTGCAGCAGTCGCAATTTGTATTTCAGGAGAAATACAAGCACAATCAGTAGACGTCGATAAGGCCATTTCTTGTTTCGTACATGTAGACAAG CGGTTCCGCCAATCGGGGAAGCACCTCAGGTCCATCGGTGCCCCCAAGTCCGAATGGGGTGTTGGATGCTGCATGCTTGAGCTGTAA